In Acidimicrobiales bacterium, a single genomic region encodes these proteins:
- a CDS encoding mechanosensitive ion channel family protein, giving the protein MTIALCLVPRRTVGRVRRGDTDGVVVRVVERILVYIVVVVGCLYTLTALRVQIGPLLGALGIGGIALAFALQDTLQNLVAGVILQARRPFRRGDQVHIDKYEGIIEDVDLRNVSLVTFDGLNVFLPNKTVLENPIVNYTRTPTRRTQLDVGVAYGTDLSRAQQVLVEAALGTTGIEPSPAPTAWVREFGESSVNFVLLFWHAVDRTGVWQARSNVATTVQTALAEAGIAIPFPHQIVHLQPEGPAARPERSADNGDKARV; this is encoded by the coding sequence CGCAGGGGAGACACCGACGGGGTCGTCGTCCGGGTGGTCGAGCGGATCCTCGTCTACATAGTCGTCGTCGTGGGCTGCCTGTACACCCTGACGGCGCTACGGGTGCAGATCGGCCCGCTGCTCGGCGCCCTGGGGATAGGTGGCATCGCGCTCGCGTTTGCCCTGCAGGACACCCTGCAGAACCTGGTGGCCGGCGTCATCCTCCAGGCGCGCCGGCCGTTCCGGCGGGGGGATCAGGTCCATATCGACAAGTACGAGGGCATCATCGAGGACGTCGACCTGCGCAACGTGTCACTCGTGACGTTCGACGGGCTCAATGTCTTCCTGCCCAACAAGACCGTCCTCGAGAATCCGATCGTGAACTACACCAGGACACCGACGCGGCGCACGCAGTTGGACGTCGGTGTCGCGTACGGGACCGACCTGTCCCGGGCCCAGCAGGTGCTGGTCGAGGCGGCCCTGGGGACTACCGGCATCGAGCCGTCTCCCGCTCCGACCGCCTGGGTCAGGGAGTTCGGGGAGTCCTCGGTCAACTTTGTCCTGCTGTTCTGGCACGCGGTGGACCGGACCGGGGTGTGGCAGGCCCGGAGCAACGTGGCCACGACGGTCCAGACCGCCCTAGCCGAGGCCGGCATCGCCATCCCGTTCCCCCACCAGATCGTGCACCTGCAGCCCGAAGGACCGGCGGCCCGGCCCGAGCGGTCAGCAGACAACGGAGACAAGGCCAGGGTGTAG